A window from Cryptomeria japonica chromosome 1, Sugi_1.0, whole genome shotgun sequence encodes these proteins:
- the LOC131071530 gene encoding protein RESPONSE TO LOW SULFUR 2, producing the protein MAPALAFSQPSIVTPSPYKKKSAKDDLNAAIERSEIEALRSENMKLQRKLEESQRYEAELMADLEKMRMRLLKTEEAEERLCSQLGELEADSVLQARNYNHQINALKQELAQMQALLAQFQRNC; encoded by the coding sequence ATGGCTCCTGCTCTTGCCTTCTCTCAGCCTTCCATTGTGACGCCATCGCCATACAAGAAGAAGAGCGCAAAGGATGATTTAAATGCAGCGATAGAGCGGTCAGAAATAGAGGCCCTGAGGTCTGAGAATATGAAGCTGCAAAGAAAGCTGGAGGAGAGCCAAAGGTACGAAGCGGAATTAATGGCGGATTTggagaagatgaggatgagattgttAAAGACGGAAGAAGCAGAGGAGCGCCTCTGTTCACAGCTTGGAGAGCTGGAGGCAGACTCTGTTCTTCAGGCGCGGAATTACAATCATCAAATCAATGCTTTGAAGCAGGAATTGGCGCAAATGCAAGCTCTTCTTGCACAATTTCAACGCAATTGCTGA